In Microbacterium enclense, one genomic interval encodes:
- the lexA gene encoding transcriptional repressor LexA, which yields MTDAMAAAGRERPQTRRRKNLSDKQLAILEVIQRSIARHGYPPSMREIGDAVGLKSLSSVTHQLNQLELSGYLRRDPGKTRAMEVLIDLPGAAAENPADTAPALGDAALVPLVGRIAAGVPITADQQVEEIFPLPRQLVGKGELFMLKVSGESMIDAAICDGDWVVVRSQANAENGEIVAAMLDGEATVKTFRRRDGHTWLLPRNSAFEPILGDEAVVLGRVVAVLRAV from the coding sequence ATGACCGACGCGATGGCCGCCGCCGGCCGGGAACGACCGCAGACGCGGCGGCGCAAGAACCTCAGCGACAAGCAGCTCGCGATCCTCGAGGTCATCCAGCGTTCGATCGCGCGTCACGGCTACCCGCCGAGCATGCGCGAGATCGGCGACGCCGTCGGCCTGAAGTCGCTCTCGAGCGTGACGCACCAGCTCAACCAGCTCGAGCTCAGCGGATATCTGCGACGCGACCCCGGCAAGACGCGCGCCATGGAGGTGCTCATCGACCTTCCCGGCGCCGCCGCCGAGAACCCGGCCGATACGGCACCGGCGCTGGGCGACGCCGCCCTCGTGCCCCTGGTCGGGCGGATCGCCGCCGGTGTTCCCATCACAGCCGACCAGCAGGTCGAGGAGATCTTCCCCCTCCCCCGCCAGCTCGTCGGCAAGGGCGAGCTCTTCATGCTCAAGGTCTCCGGTGAGTCCATGATCGACGCGGCCATCTGCGACGGCGACTGGGTCGTCGTGCGGTCGCAGGCGAACGCCGAGAACGGGGAGATCGTCGCCGCGATGCTCGATGGTGAGGCCACGGTGAAGACCTTCCGCCGCCGCGACGGTCACACGTGGCTGCTCCCCCGCAACAGCGCCTTCGAGCCGATCCTCGGCGATGAGGCCGTCGTCCTCGGCCGCGTCGTCGCGGTGCTGCGCGCGGTCTGA
- the dapF gene encoding diaminopimelate epimerase, with amino-acid sequence MSSIAFTKGHGTGNDFVVISDPDGELDLSDDQVAVLCDRHFGIGADGLLRVVRSAAIDEGAQALASGAEWFMDYRNADGSKAEMCGNGTRVFARYLSDTGLATLDGGLRIGTRAGVKTLTRSDRGYEVDLGAFEIEATDTLVRAKGLPVARPGVGIDVGNPHVVVAVASDAELEALDLTYQPVLDPAPRNGANVEFVVPADPLVQEGVGAIRLRVFERGVGETLSCGTGVAAAALAVRHWAGAAAPDVWTVDTPGGTLGVRVADGHVFLSGPASLVFTGEVALA; translated from the coding sequence ATGTCGAGCATCGCGTTCACCAAGGGCCACGGTACGGGGAACGACTTCGTCGTCATCTCCGACCCTGACGGCGAGCTCGACCTGAGCGACGACCAGGTCGCGGTCCTCTGCGACCGTCACTTCGGTATCGGTGCCGACGGGCTGCTGCGTGTCGTGCGATCGGCCGCGATCGACGAGGGTGCCCAGGCTCTGGCATCCGGTGCCGAGTGGTTCATGGACTACCGCAACGCCGACGGCTCGAAGGCGGAGATGTGCGGCAACGGCACGCGGGTGTTCGCGCGCTACCTGAGCGACACCGGCCTCGCGACCCTCGACGGGGGCCTGCGCATCGGAACGCGCGCCGGGGTGAAGACCCTCACCCGGAGCGACCGCGGGTACGAGGTCGATCTCGGGGCGTTCGAGATCGAGGCGACCGACACACTCGTGCGTGCGAAGGGCCTGCCCGTCGCACGTCCGGGCGTCGGCATCGACGTCGGCAACCCCCACGTGGTGGTGGCGGTGGCCTCGGATGCCGAGCTCGAGGCGCTCGACCTCACCTACCAGCCCGTGCTCGACCCCGCGCCGCGGAACGGGGCGAACGTCGAGTTCGTCGTCCCCGCCGACCCCCTCGTCCAGGAGGGTGTGGGGGCCATTCGGCTCCGTGTCTTCGAGCGGGGCGTCGGCGAGACCCTGAGCTGCGGGACGGGAGTCGCCGCCGCGGCGCTCGCCGTGCGGCATTGGGCCGGAGCCGCGGCCCCCGACGTGTGGACCGTGGACACCCCGGGTGGCACGCTCGGCGTCCGGGTGGCCGACGGCCACGTCTTCCTGTCGGGACCGGCGTCGCTGGTCTTCACGGGCGAGGTCGCGCTGGCCTGA
- the miaA gene encoding tRNA (adenosine(37)-N6)-dimethylallyltransferase MiaA has product MTAPGLWAVVGATGTGKTGLSLDLAEALAARGRPAEIVNADAMQLYRGMDIGTAKLAVIERRGIPHHLFDALAVTDEAAVAWYQDAARSVVREIHGRGADAILVGGSGLYISGVLWDFRFPPRDEALRAQLEDELERLGAGALFARLRDADPAAAERIDPRNGRRVVRALEILAQGSETHGGALPEAPEFWHPRTRIVATAIDRDDLVPLLDARVERMWASGLLDEVEALRAEGLERGVTAGRAIGYAQALAQLRGDLTRDEAVAETQALTRRYARRQVSWFRRYAQARWVDARTVDAAEIVDERTDHP; this is encoded by the coding sequence GTGACCGCGCCCGGCCTGTGGGCCGTGGTCGGCGCCACCGGGACCGGTAAGACGGGGCTCTCGCTCGACCTCGCTGAGGCGCTCGCCGCGCGCGGCCGTCCCGCAGAGATCGTCAACGCCGATGCGATGCAGCTGTATCGCGGAATGGACATCGGGACGGCCAAGTTGGCGGTGATCGAACGCCGTGGCATCCCTCATCATCTCTTCGACGCCCTCGCGGTGACCGACGAGGCGGCGGTGGCCTGGTATCAGGATGCCGCCCGCTCGGTCGTCCGTGAGATCCACGGTCGGGGGGCGGACGCCATTCTCGTGGGTGGATCGGGGCTGTACATCTCGGGGGTGCTGTGGGACTTCCGCTTCCCTCCCCGAGACGAGGCCCTGCGCGCCCAGCTGGAGGACGAGCTCGAGCGTCTCGGAGCGGGTGCGCTCTTCGCACGCTTGCGCGACGCCGATCCGGCTGCGGCCGAACGCATCGATCCGCGCAACGGGCGCCGTGTCGTCCGGGCCCTCGAGATCCTCGCCCAGGGCAGCGAGACACACGGGGGTGCGCTCCCGGAGGCGCCGGAATTCTGGCATCCCCGCACGCGCATCGTGGCGACCGCGATCGATCGAGACGACCTCGTGCCGCTGCTGGATGCGCGGGTCGAGAGGATGTGGGCCTCGGGGCTTCTCGATGAGGTCGAGGCTCTCCGCGCTGAGGGTCTGGAGCGGGGCGTCACCGCGGGGCGGGCGATCGGGTACGCCCAGGCTCTCGCGCAGCTGCGCGGCGACCTCACGCGCGACGAAGCCGTCGCCGAGACACAGGCCCTGACCCGCCGGTATGCCCGCCGCCAGGTGTCGTGGTTCCGTCGGTATGCGCAGGCCCGGTGGGTCGACGCCCGGACCGTGGATGCCGCGGAGATCGTCGACGAAAGGACCGACCACCCGTGA
- the miaB gene encoding tRNA (N6-isopentenyl adenosine(37)-C2)-methylthiotransferase MiaB, with translation MTTPVSSPTLIAPSSAAVTVDGRARTYEVRTFGCQMNVHDSERLSGSLESAGYVRADAGTEADVVVINTCAVRDNAAGKLYGTLGHLKSRKDARAGMQIAVGGCLAQMDKDAVQQKAPWVDVVFGTHNMGSLPGMLERARHNGEAELEILESLEIFPSTLPTKRDSVHSGWVSISVGCNNTCTFCIVPSLRGKEKDRRPGDILNEIRLLVDDGAIEVTLLGQNVNSYGVEFGDRLAFGKLLRAAGEIEGLERIRFTSPHPAAFTDDVIAAMAETPAVMPQLHMPLQSGSDRILKAMRRSYRSEKFLGILDRVRERIPNAAITTDIIVGFPGETEEDFQETLRVVEAARFSSAFTFQYSIREGTPAATMADQVPKAVVQERYERLLALQDRIAAEENQKQLGRTLEVLVSAGEGKKDASTHRLTGRAEDNRLVHFELPVGSPVPRPGDVVSVTVTHAAPFHLLADAPEGAPLRIRRTRAGDAWDRSQAESCGIPAGDGGAPRAVSLGLPSLRVGV, from the coding sequence ATGACCACCCCCGTTTCCTCCCCGACGCTGATCGCCCCTTCGTCTGCGGCCGTCACGGTCGACGGTCGCGCACGCACGTACGAGGTCCGCACGTTCGGCTGTCAGATGAACGTCCACGACTCGGAGCGTCTGTCCGGTTCGCTCGAGAGCGCCGGTTACGTCCGTGCAGACGCGGGCACCGAAGCCGACGTCGTGGTGATCAACACCTGTGCGGTGCGCGACAACGCCGCCGGCAAGCTCTACGGCACCCTGGGACACCTCAAGTCCCGGAAAGACGCCCGCGCGGGCATGCAGATCGCCGTCGGCGGGTGCCTCGCGCAGATGGACAAGGACGCCGTCCAGCAGAAGGCCCCCTGGGTGGACGTCGTCTTCGGCACGCACAACATGGGCTCGCTGCCCGGCATGCTCGAGCGGGCTCGCCACAACGGTGAGGCTGAGCTCGAGATCCTCGAGTCGCTGGAGATCTTCCCCTCCACGCTTCCGACCAAACGCGATTCCGTGCACAGCGGCTGGGTGTCGATCTCGGTCGGTTGCAACAACACCTGCACGTTCTGCATCGTGCCGAGCCTGCGCGGCAAGGAGAAGGACCGCCGCCCCGGCGACATCCTGAACGAGATCCGCCTGCTCGTCGACGACGGAGCGATCGAGGTCACGCTGCTCGGTCAGAACGTCAACTCGTACGGCGTGGAGTTCGGCGACCGCCTCGCGTTCGGCAAACTGCTGCGTGCGGCTGGCGAGATCGAGGGCCTCGAGCGCATCCGGTTCACCAGCCCGCACCCCGCCGCCTTCACCGACGACGTCATCGCCGCCATGGCCGAGACGCCCGCCGTCATGCCGCAGCTGCACATGCCGCTGCAGTCGGGCTCCGACCGCATCCTCAAGGCGATGCGCCGCTCGTACCGGAGCGAGAAGTTCCTCGGCATCCTGGACCGTGTGCGCGAGCGCATCCCGAACGCGGCCATCACCACCGACATCATCGTGGGCTTCCCCGGTGAGACCGAGGAAGACTTCCAGGAGACCCTGCGGGTGGTCGAGGCCGCGCGGTTCTCGAGCGCCTTCACGTTCCAGTATTCGATCCGCGAGGGCACTCCCGCAGCCACGATGGCCGACCAGGTACCGAAGGCCGTGGTGCAGGAGCGTTACGAGCGCCTTCTCGCGCTCCAGGACCGCATCGCTGCCGAGGAGAACCAGAAGCAGCTCGGCCGTACGCTCGAGGTGCTGGTCTCGGCGGGCGAGGGCAAGAAGGACGCGTCGACCCACCGTCTCACCGGCCGCGCCGAAGACAACCGCCTCGTGCACTTCGAGCTGCCCGTGGGGTCGCCGGTCCCGCGTCCGGGCGATGTCGTATCGGTCACGGTGACCCACGCGGCGCCCTTCCACCTGCTCGCGGATGCCCCCGAGGGCGCACCGCTCCGCATCCGCCGGACACGTGCCGGCGACGCGTGGGACCGCTCGCAGGCAGAGTCGTGCGGCATCCCCGCCGGCGACGGCGGCGCCCCGCGCGCGGTGTCGCTCGGACTTCCCTCGCTGCGCGTCGGCGTGTGA
- a CDS encoding prolyl oligopeptidase family serine peptidase, with protein MADTLPYGSWPSPITPESVAQSSPRIDGALLVGDEVWWGESVPAEAGRVAVKRRRADGGVETVLPAPANARSAVHEYGGGAWTASGDGELFYVEKADQRVYALRPGGRARALTPADDTVRHGGLRFEHGVLLAVRETHGSERVPARAIVRIGTDAERPGEILADGSDFLAQPALSPDGRRLAWVAWNHPDMPWDATTIRVTDLATGEVRDLAAAPGRAPLQPVWLGDDELLYTDDPDGRWNLVRHPLDGEAQPVAPADADTGGGLWVLGTRWFGATDDGRIVAVRTNGDDEIVEIAPSGVRPLEVPAVAGTAVDDARGSRVLVSGADAGGRSGLWLVDLDSGAVDLVTGGSGSWSDEWMPTARALATEGPHGPVHAFAYAPTNPDIAAPDGERPPYVVLVHGGPTSHVGPSPSAKTAFFTSRGIGVLDVNYGGSTGYGRAYRERLKGQWGVVDVDDVAAAASALAEAGLADPERVAITGGSAGGWTVLAAVTNTDVFSAGISRYGVGDARALAEDTHDFEARYLDGLIGPLPDAEAVYVERSPLSHPERFRVPLLILQGSEDRVVPPSQAEAIRDALSAHGVPHAYVLYEGEGHGFRRAETVVDSLRRELGFLGAVFGFATPGIEPLELD; from the coding sequence ATGGCTGACACCCTCCCCTACGGTTCCTGGCCCTCACCGATCACGCCCGAGTCGGTCGCGCAGTCGTCGCCGCGCATCGACGGTGCCCTCCTCGTGGGCGATGAGGTGTGGTGGGGCGAGTCCGTTCCCGCGGAGGCGGGGCGCGTCGCGGTCAAGCGTCGTCGCGCCGACGGCGGTGTCGAGACGGTGCTCCCGGCGCCCGCGAATGCGCGCTCCGCGGTCCACGAGTACGGGGGCGGCGCGTGGACCGCCTCCGGCGACGGCGAGCTGTTCTACGTCGAGAAGGCCGACCAGCGCGTCTACGCACTGCGTCCGGGTGGACGGGCGCGCGCGCTGACTCCCGCTGACGACACGGTCCGTCACGGCGGGCTCCGGTTCGAGCACGGTGTCCTCCTCGCCGTCCGCGAGACCCATGGCTCCGAACGCGTTCCCGCGCGGGCGATCGTGCGTATCGGGACCGATGCGGAGAGGCCCGGAGAGATCCTCGCCGACGGCAGCGATTTCCTCGCTCAACCCGCGCTCTCACCCGATGGTCGACGTCTGGCCTGGGTGGCCTGGAACCACCCCGACATGCCGTGGGACGCCACGACCATCCGCGTCACCGACCTCGCGACCGGCGAGGTGCGTGACCTCGCCGCCGCCCCGGGTCGCGCGCCCCTGCAGCCCGTGTGGCTCGGCGACGACGAGCTCCTGTACACCGACGACCCTGACGGACGCTGGAACCTCGTCCGCCACCCGCTCGACGGCGAGGCGCAGCCAGTGGCCCCAGCCGACGCCGACACGGGCGGCGGTCTCTGGGTACTCGGCACACGGTGGTTCGGCGCGACCGACGACGGCCGTATCGTCGCGGTGCGGACCAACGGCGACGACGAGATCGTCGAGATCGCTCCGTCCGGTGTCCGGCCGCTCGAGGTCCCCGCGGTCGCGGGCACGGCGGTCGACGACGCGCGTGGATCACGGGTTCTCGTGTCCGGTGCCGACGCCGGTGGGCGTTCAGGCCTCTGGCTCGTCGACCTCGATTCCGGCGCTGTCGACCTCGTCACGGGCGGCTCCGGCTCGTGGAGCGACGAGTGGATGCCGACGGCTCGTGCCCTCGCGACCGAGGGTCCGCACGGGCCGGTCCACGCCTTCGCCTACGCTCCCACCAACCCCGACATCGCAGCTCCCGACGGCGAGCGTCCGCCGTACGTCGTGCTCGTCCACGGCGGCCCGACCTCGCACGTCGGGCCCTCCCCCTCGGCCAAGACGGCGTTCTTCACCAGCCGCGGCATCGGCGTGCTCGACGTCAACTACGGCGGTTCGACCGGCTACGGTCGCGCATACCGCGAGCGCCTGAAGGGGCAGTGGGGCGTGGTCGACGTCGACGACGTGGCCGCTGCGGCATCCGCGCTCGCCGAGGCGGGACTCGCCGATCCCGAGCGCGTGGCCATCACGGGCGGATCGGCAGGCGGGTGGACGGTGCTGGCCGCCGTCACGAACACCGACGTGTTCTCCGCCGGCATCTCGCGCTACGGCGTCGGCGACGCGCGCGCGTTGGCCGAAGACACCCACGACTTCGAGGCACGCTACCTCGACGGACTCATCGGCCCTCTCCCCGACGCCGAGGCGGTGTACGTCGAGCGATCGCCTCTCAGCCACCCGGAGCGTTTCCGCGTGCCGCTGCTCATCCTCCAGGGCAGCGAGGACCGCGTCGTGCCTCCCTCCCAGGCCGAGGCCATCCGCGACGCCCTCTCCGCACACGGTGTCCCCCACGCCTACGTGCTCTACGAGGGCGAGGGCCATGGCTTCCGGCGTGCCGAGACCGTGGTCGACTCGCTTCGCCGCGAGCTCGGTTTCCTCGGCGCGGTGTTCGGCTTCGCGACGCCGGGCATCGAGCCTCTCGAGCTCGACTGA
- a CDS encoding methyltransferase has protein sequence MGSEHYFSASPSSPEQLRRIRVTLAGRDLEVVTAGGVFSPDHVDAGTSVLLANTPPPPAGGHFLDLGCGWGPISLSLALASPHATVWAIDVNERALDLVRRNAESLGLTNVNAVRPEDVPDDISFRTIRSNPPIRVGKSELHSMLEQWIPRLSERSDGWFVVQRNLGSDSLQRWLAASFTPGYSVHRAATGRGFRVLRVRRHGSPPSEPIDVVS, from the coding sequence ATGGGCAGCGAGCACTACTTCAGCGCGTCGCCATCGAGTCCCGAACAGCTCCGCCGCATCCGTGTGACGCTTGCCGGTCGCGACCTCGAGGTCGTGACGGCAGGCGGCGTTTTCAGTCCCGACCATGTGGATGCCGGGACGTCGGTGCTGCTCGCCAACACCCCGCCCCCTCCCGCCGGCGGGCACTTCCTCGACCTGGGGTGCGGGTGGGGCCCGATCTCGCTGTCTCTCGCGCTGGCATCACCGCATGCCACCGTGTGGGCGATCGACGTGAACGAACGGGCGCTGGATCTCGTGCGTCGCAACGCTGAGTCACTCGGCCTCACCAATGTGAACGCCGTCCGGCCCGAGGATGTTCCCGACGACATCTCGTTCCGGACGATCCGCTCCAACCCGCCCATCCGCGTGGGTAAGAGCGAACTGCACAGCATGCTCGAGCAGTGGATCCCCCGCCTGTCGGAGCGCTCGGACGGCTGGTTCGTCGTGCAGCGGAATCTCGGGTCGGATTCGCTGCAGCGCTGGCTCGCGGCGTCGTTCACCCCCGGCTACAGCGTCCACCGCGCAGCCACGGGTCGCGGTTTCCGCGTGCTGCGTGTGCGCCGCCACGGCTCGCCGCCCAGCGAACCCATCGACGTCGTCTCCTGA
- a CDS encoding LysM peptidoglycan-binding domain-containing protein — protein MSSITLTAPTTRLRLTARGRRVVAFLVALPVIVALGLAVIGGGAALASGTASAPGHSFAEITVMSGETLWSIAEDIAPEADPRDVVAQISRLNALEGGSVAAGQRIAIPTEYLAAP, from the coding sequence ATGAGCAGCATCACCCTCACCGCACCCACCACTCGTCTGCGCCTCACGGCACGCGGTCGCCGCGTCGTCGCGTTCCTCGTCGCGCTCCCGGTGATCGTGGCGCTGGGCCTCGCCGTCATCGGCGGCGGCGCGGCTCTGGCCTCGGGCACCGCGAGCGCCCCCGGGCACTCCTTCGCCGAGATCACCGTCATGAGCGGCGAGACACTGTGGTCGATCGCCGAAGACATCGCTCCCGAGGCAGACCCCCGCGATGTCGTGGCGCAGATTTCACGCCTGAACGCCCTCGAGGGCGGCTCGGTCGCTGCCGGCCAGCGCATCGCCATCCCGACGGAGTACCTCGCCGCTCCCTGA
- the hflX gene encoding GTPase HflX → MTEQTTPPNTDAAPVDPVDRVLSRADAHRGVRVFGAAQALQDDATAYGGSTDGDQWDREERAALRRVPGLSTELEDVTEVEYRQLRLENVVLVGVHPQGYQSDAENSLRELAALAETAGAVVLDGVLQRRPHPDPATYVGRGKAEELRDIVAAVGADTVIADTELAPSQRRALEDVVKVKVIDRTTVILDIFSQHAKSREGKAQVELAQLEYLLPRLRGWGDSMSRQAGGQVGAGGAGMGSRGPGETKIELDRRRIRTKMALLRKQLRDFAPARAAKRAERKRHTIPSVAIAGYTNAGKSSLLNRLTSAGVLVENALFATLDATVRRAETTDGRVYTLTDTVGFVRNLPHQLVEAFRSTLEEVGDADVILHVVDASHPDPAAQLATVRDVMGDVNADFGHEIVVFNKADLVTADDRLVLRGLAPQAHFVSSRTGEGIDELRAAIEEALPLPAVEVQAVVPYDRGDLVSAVHESGLIVAQEHRESGTFLHAHVGARLAAELEPFAA, encoded by the coding sequence ATGACCGAACAGACCACACCCCCGAACACGGACGCGGCGCCGGTGGACCCGGTGGACCGCGTGCTGTCGCGCGCCGATGCGCACCGCGGGGTCCGGGTCTTCGGTGCAGCGCAGGCGCTTCAGGACGATGCGACGGCGTACGGCGGCAGCACGGACGGCGACCAGTGGGATCGCGAGGAGCGCGCCGCGCTGCGGCGTGTTCCCGGGCTCTCGACCGAGCTCGAGGACGTCACCGAGGTCGAGTACCGCCAGCTGCGCCTCGAGAACGTCGTGCTCGTCGGCGTGCACCCCCAGGGCTACCAGTCGGATGCCGAGAACTCGCTCCGCGAACTCGCGGCTCTGGCCGAAACGGCCGGCGCCGTCGTTCTCGACGGCGTCCTCCAGCGTCGGCCTCACCCCGACCCGGCGACGTACGTCGGGCGCGGCAAAGCCGAAGAACTGCGGGACATCGTCGCCGCGGTCGGAGCCGACACCGTCATCGCCGATACCGAGCTGGCCCCCAGCCAGAGACGCGCGCTCGAGGACGTCGTGAAGGTGAAGGTGATCGACCGCACCACGGTCATTCTCGACATCTTCAGCCAGCACGCCAAGAGTCGCGAGGGCAAGGCGCAGGTCGAACTCGCGCAGCTCGAGTACCTGCTCCCGCGCCTGCGCGGATGGGGTGACTCGATGTCGCGGCAGGCCGGTGGACAGGTCGGTGCCGGCGGCGCCGGTATGGGATCCCGCGGCCCCGGTGAGACGAAGATCGAACTCGATCGTCGTCGCATCCGCACGAAGATGGCGTTGCTTCGCAAGCAGTTGCGCGACTTCGCGCCGGCCCGCGCTGCCAAACGCGCCGAGCGCAAGCGGCACACCATCCCCTCCGTCGCCATCGCCGGGTACACCAATGCCGGCAAGTCGAGTCTGCTCAACCGCCTGACGAGTGCCGGCGTCCTCGTCGAGAACGCGCTGTTCGCGACGCTGGATGCCACCGTCCGCCGCGCGGAGACGACCGACGGTCGCGTCTACACGCTGACCGACACGGTCGGGTTCGTGCGCAACCTCCCGCACCAGCTTGTCGAGGCGTTCCGCTCGACGCTCGAGGAGGTCGGCGACGCCGACGTCATCCTCCACGTCGTCGACGCGTCGCACCCGGACCCGGCCGCTCAGCTGGCGACGGTGCGCGACGTGATGGGCGATGTGAACGCCGATTTCGGCCACGAGATCGTCGTGTTCAACAAGGCCGACCTGGTGACAGCCGACGACCGCCTTGTCCTGCGGGGCCTCGCCCCACAGGCGCACTTCGTGTCGTCGCGCACCGGTGAGGGGATCGACGAGCTCCGCGCCGCGATCGAGGAGGCCCTGCCGCTTCCCGCCGTCGAGGTGCAGGCCGTCGTCCCGTACGATCGCGGAGACCTCGTCTCGGCGGTGCACGAGAGCGGCCTGATCGTCGCTCAGGAACACCGGGAGTCCGGGACGTTCCTGCACGCGCACGTCGGCGCGCGCCTCGCTGCCGAGCTGGAGCCGTTCGCCGCCTGA
- a CDS encoding histidinol-phosphate transaminase, with protein sequence MGEVTVRLDDLPLRDDLRGMTPYGAPQAALPVALNVNENTHPVPPEVADDILDAVARALRDVNRYPDREFTGLREAFAGYLGNGLTPEQIWAANGSNEVLQHILQAFGGPGRTAMGFAPTYSMYPILTRATGARWVAGTRAHDFSLSAEAAAAQVREQRPDIVFLCAPNNPTGTPLRLDVVEAVYDATDGIVIVDEAYEEFAPRDEASAVSLLPDRPRLVVSRTMSKAFAFAGARVGYLAADPALVDALRLVRLPYHLSALTQAAATAALRHADTMLSMVDEIVAQRDRISATVSALGYTAHETWTNFVLFGGVDDPQATWKALYDRGVLIRDVGIPHHLRVTAGTADETTAFLDALASVGSRS encoded by the coding sequence ATGGGTGAGGTGACTGTGCGCCTAGATGACCTGCCTCTTCGCGACGACCTCCGGGGGATGACCCCGTACGGCGCCCCTCAAGCGGCCCTGCCCGTCGCGCTCAACGTGAATGAGAACACTCATCCCGTTCCGCCCGAGGTCGCCGACGACATCCTGGATGCCGTGGCCCGGGCCCTCCGCGACGTCAACCGGTACCCCGACCGTGAGTTCACCGGTCTCCGGGAGGCCTTCGCCGGGTACCTCGGCAACGGTCTGACGCCGGAGCAGATCTGGGCCGCGAACGGCTCGAACGAAGTGCTCCAGCACATCCTTCAGGCGTTCGGTGGGCCGGGTCGTACAGCGATGGGGTTCGCTCCGACGTACTCGATGTACCCGATCCTCACGCGTGCGACCGGCGCGCGCTGGGTCGCGGGCACGCGTGCGCACGACTTCTCGCTGAGCGCTGAGGCGGCCGCCGCACAAGTGCGCGAGCAGCGCCCCGACATCGTCTTCCTGTGTGCTCCGAACAACCCCACGGGCACGCCCCTCCGACTCGATGTCGTCGAAGCGGTCTACGACGCCACCGACGGCATCGTGATCGTCGACGAGGCATACGAGGAGTTCGCGCCGCGCGACGAGGCCTCTGCGGTCTCGCTCCTGCCGGATCGCCCGCGTCTGGTCGTCTCGCGCACGATGAGCAAGGCGTTCGCCTTCGCCGGTGCTCGCGTGGGGTACCTCGCGGCGGACCCCGCTCTCGTCGACGCCCTGCGTCTGGTTCGGCTGCCGTACCACCTGAGTGCGCTCACGCAGGCGGCGGCGACGGCAGCGCTCCGTCACGCCGACACCATGTTGTCGATGGTCGACGAGATCGTCGCCCAGCGCGACCGTATCTCGGCCACCGTCTCGGCGCTCGGGTACACCGCGCACGAGACGTGGACGAACTTCGTGCTCTTCGGTGGGGTCGACGACCCGCAGGCGACGTGGAAGGCGCTGTACGACCGGGGTGTCCTCATCCGCGACGTCGGAATCCCCCACCACCTGCGGGTGACGGCGGGCACGGCCGACGAGACCACCGCGTTCCTCGACGCCCTCGCCTCGGTAGGATCGCGGTCATGA
- a CDS encoding GNAT family acetyltransferase, which translates to MTVEIRPFTLADEDAVVALWEEAGLTRPWNDPRADIRRKLTVQPELFLVAVDDEVVVGSVMAGYDGHRGWLYYLAAAASRRGSGVGRALVAEAERLLEDLGCPKVQLMVRPDNVGARGFYDALGYEPFETWATGKRLVVDGPGGPAAPSA; encoded by the coding sequence GTGACCGTGGAGATACGCCCCTTCACCCTCGCCGACGAGGACGCCGTGGTGGCGCTCTGGGAGGAGGCGGGTCTGACGCGCCCGTGGAACGATCCCCGCGCCGACATCCGGCGCAAGCTCACGGTGCAGCCCGAGCTGTTCCTCGTCGCGGTCGACGACGAGGTCGTCGTGGGCTCGGTCATGGCCGGGTACGACGGGCATCGGGGGTGGCTGTACTACCTCGCCGCGGCGGCGTCGCGTCGGGGGAGTGGCGTCGGCCGCGCGCTGGTCGCCGAGGCCGAACGTCTCCTCGAAGACCTGGGGTGCCCGAAGGTGCAGTTGATGGTGCGTCCGGACAACGTCGGCGCTCGCGGCTTCTACGACGCCCTCGGATACGAACCGTTCGAGACCTGGGCGACCGGAAAGCGCCTCGTCGTCGACGGCCCGGGCGGCCCGGCGGCTCCGTCCGCGTGA